The sequence AGATGAACACCCTGATCGTCGGCCGGGCGATCACGGGTGAGGCGGCGTTCGTCTGAGCGCGTGTCCGCCATGCGAGCTGGGACACACGCCTGAGGCGTGCCCGCGGCGATAGCCTTGACGGCATGAACCCAGGACGCCGCTCCGCGCTCGTCGGCGCCTACGCGACGTTCGCCGTGTTCACGGTCCTCGCCGGGCAGTTCTGGCGCAACCTGCTCGGCTGGTGGGGGTTCGGCGCCGTCGTCGCGCTCGTCGTCGCCGGTGCGATCTGGCTCATCGTCGAGACCCGGCCCACCTGGACGTGGCGTCGGGTGCCGAAGTCGACACTGGCGTTCCTCGGCATCGCGACACTGTCGATCGCGTGGTCGGCATATCCCGCGTCGTCGGCGCTCGGCGTGGCCATCGTGCTGGTCACCGCGTTCGTCGCGATCGCGCTCGCGATCTGCCTGACCTGGAGCCGGCTCGTCACCGCGATCGCCGCGGCGGTGAAATGGGTGCTCGGGCTCTCGCTGGCCTTCGAGCTCGTCGTGGCGCTCTTCGTGCGCCAGCCCGTGCAGCCGCTGTTCCCCGACTACGACCCGAGCGACTACGAGCGCCTGCCGATGGCCTTCTACTGGTCACGGGCCCTGCTCTTCGACGGCGGGCCCGTCGAGGGCATCGTCGCCAGCCGGAACCTGCTCGCCATGGTCGCCCTCCTCGGCGTGATCGTGTTCGGGGCGCTGCTCGCCTCCGGCGCCATGCGGCGCGCGTCGGGCATCGGCTGGCTGATCGTCGCCGGCCTCACGCTCGCGCTCACGCGGTCGGCCACCGTGGTCCTGGTCGCCGTGCTCGTCGCCGTCGCGGTCGCGTTCGCGCTCTGGGCGCGCCGCGTCGGCCCCGACGGCCGTCGCCCCGTCTACCTGACGGGCGTCCTCGCGCTCGTGGCATCCGTCGTCGCGCTCGTGGCCCTCTGGGGGCCGCTCACCTCCCTCTTCGGCAAGAGCCAGGACGTCACCGGTCGCTTCGACATCTGGAACGCCGTGATCGGCCTCGCGGCCGAACGGCCGCTCTTCGGCTGGGGCTGGCTCGGCTACTGGACGCCGTGGGCCGAACCGCTCAACACGCTCTACACGCGCAACGGCGTCACCTACCTGCAGGCGCACAATGCCTGGCTCGACGTGTGGCTGCAGCTCGGCGTGCTCGGGCTCATCGCGTTCGCCTCGGTAGTCGTCGGCGCGCTCTGGCGGTCCTGGTTCCTCGCGGTCGACCGGCCGATGGATGCCTCGGGGCGGCTGCGGCCCCACACCGCGGCGTCGCTCGTGCCCTTCGCGCTGGTCGTCGCACTCATCGGCCAGAGCCTCGCCGAGAGCCGGCTGCTCATCGAGGGCGGTCTGCTGCTGCTGCTCGCGGTCGCCTGGTCCACGAAGCGGTACCAGTGGGCGCCGGAACCCTTGCCCGTCGAACCCGCGCGGACCCGGTTCGACCGCCGCCCGGCCACACGGGCGGCGTCCCCGCGATGACCGCTGAGCGAGGCGGCGCCGGCGCGTGGCCTGCCGTCCGCGCGGCGGTCGGTCAGGCCCGCTTCGCGCAGGCACTCGCGCTGATCGCGATCGGCCTCGCGTTCTCGACCGAGACGATCGTCGCCCTCATGGGCTGGCCAGGGCTGCTCGCCGCACTCGGCGGGCTGATCGTGCTCGCCGGGTTCTCACTCGTCGCGAGGTGGCCGGCGGTCGAGTGGTACGGCATCCTGCCGCTCACGATCCTCGTGTTCGTCGCGTGGTGCGCCGCATCGGTGATCTGGAGCAACACCACCTGGCTCAGCGCGGGCCGGGTCGCCTACCTCGTCGCGTTCGGCGTGCTCGGCGTGTACATCGCGCTCATGCGCGACACCATCCAGATCGTCCGCGCGTTCGGCGACGTCATGCGGGTGCTCCTCGGGGTCTCGCTCGCCCTCGAGGTGCTCTCGGGGATCCTGCTCGACCTGCCCATCGCGTTCCTCGGCATCAAGGGCGACCTCGCCAGCCTCGGCCCGATCCAGGGGATCTTCGGCACGCGCAACATGCTGGGCTTCGTGGCGCTCATCGCGCTGCTGACCTTCATCGTGGAGTGGCGCACGAAGATCTCCCAGCGCGGCAAGGCCGTGGGGTCGATGACCCTCGCGGGGCTGTGTCTCATCCTCGCGGGCTCACCGACGACCTGGGCGGCGCTCGTCGCCGCGCTCGTCGCACTCGCCGCCCTGTACGGACTCCGCCGCGCCGACCCACCGAGCCGCTGGCGGTGGCAGATCGCGCTCCTCGCCGCCGGCGTCGTCGCGCTCGTGGCCGCGTGGCTGCTCCGCATCAGGATCATCGAGCTGATCGACGCGCGTGCCGAGTTCGACGTCCGGCTCGAGGTGTGGCGCGAGGCCTCGCGGTATCTCGCGTCCAATCCGCTGCAGGGGTGGGGCTTCGTCGGCGAATGGCCGAGCGAGCTGGCGCCGTACACGTGGATCGAGCAGATGACGGGGCGCGCCCACGCGTCGGCGCTCAGCGCGTTCATCGACGCGTACTTCCAGGTCGGCGTGATCGGGCTGATCCTCTTCGGCGGGCTCATCGGCGTGGCCCTCGTCCGATCGTGGCTGCTCGCGTCCTCGAGACGCAGCCCGGTGTACCTCTGGCCCGCGCTCATGCTCGTCGTCATCGCGGTCACGAGCGTCACCGAGAGCTTCGCGCTCGTCGAAGGCGGCTGGATGCTGCTCGTGGTGTGCGCCGTGAAGGCCGCGCGCGACATGAGCTGGCGCGATGCGCTCTCGAGGCCGGCGCCCGCCGCACCCTCGTCGGAACGGCTCGGTTAGCCGGCCCGGCTGCGCGGCCCGACCTGCGCGGCTCGAACCGAGCGGGCCGCGAGCCGCGTGGCTCAGGCCGTTGCGGTCGCGGCGGTCGAGCGCCGGTCGGACGCGCGGACGCGGCCGAGCATGACGAGGTGGATTGCGACGCCCAGCAGGGGCCCGGACGCGAGCGCGATCGGGATGAGCACCTCGATCGGCGCCGGCAGGACGAGCACGACGACGGTCGCGATCGACGCGACCACCCAGCCGATCGCGTAGCCGGTGTGCAGGCCCCTGGCGAGGAGCGCGGGACCCGACACACACAGCGCCCCGATGCAGCCTGCCGCGAGGACCAGCAGTGCGAGCAATGTCGCGGGCAGCGCGAAGTCGGCACCGACGAACACGTCGAGCGCCCACTCCCCCGCGAGCCAGACGACCGCCGCGACGACCGCTGCGCCCGCAGCGACGACTACGAGCCACGTCGCGAGCAGCCGGCGTTCGTCGCCGCGACGCAGCGTGAACGCCGTCACGAGATAGCTCTGCAGCGCCATCAGGGGCACGAGCAACGGCGCGCGAGTGAGCGTGATCGCGAAGATGAGCGCACCGAGCAGCGCGGCGTCGAGGTCACGCGCGACCAGCGAGAGCACGAGTGGGAACCCGTTGATGAGCACCGCGGTCGCCGACGCGGCGACGACCGTCTGGGCCGAGTTGGCGGCGAGCCGACGGTAGCTCAGCCCGACGCGCCCGTCACGGAGGAAGCGACGGCCGCCGATGACGAAGAGTCCCGCGACCACGAGCACATACGGCGCGACGACGGCCCACGCGAGCGGGGCGGGCTCGGCGAGCACCGCGAGGACCACGCCGACGCACGCGAGCCGGAGCAGGCCGTCCGCGGCGATCACCAGCCCGAGCACCCGCCAGCGCTGGCGGCCCGCGAGCATCCCGCTCGCGACCGCGACGATCGCGCTGAGTCCCGATCCGATCGCCACCTGCACCGCGAGCCCCGAGTGCTCGCCGAGCGAAGGCGGCGCCCAGAGCAGCG is a genomic window of Agromyces protaetiae containing:
- a CDS encoding O-antigen ligase family protein; this translates as MTAERGGAGAWPAVRAAVGQARFAQALALIAIGLAFSTETIVALMGWPGLLAALGGLIVLAGFSLVARWPAVEWYGILPLTILVFVAWCAASVIWSNTTWLSAGRVAYLVAFGVLGVYIALMRDTIQIVRAFGDVMRVLLGVSLALEVLSGILLDLPIAFLGIKGDLASLGPIQGIFGTRNMLGFVALIALLTFIVEWRTKISQRGKAVGSMTLAGLCLILAGSPTTWAALVAALVALAALYGLRRADPPSRWRWQIALLAAGVVALVAAWLLRIRIIELIDARAEFDVRLEVWREASRYLASNPLQGWGFVGEWPSELAPYTWIEQMTGRAHASALSAFIDAYFQVGVIGLILFGGLIGVALVRSWLLASSRRSPVYLWPALMLVVIAVTSVTESFALVEGGWMLLVVCAVKAARDMSWRDALSRPAPAAPSSERLG
- a CDS encoding O-antigen ligase family protein, whose product is MNPGRRSALVGAYATFAVFTVLAGQFWRNLLGWWGFGAVVALVVAGAIWLIVETRPTWTWRRVPKSTLAFLGIATLSIAWSAYPASSALGVAIVLVTAFVAIALAICLTWSRLVTAIAAAVKWVLGLSLAFELVVALFVRQPVQPLFPDYDPSDYERLPMAFYWSRALLFDGGPVEGIVASRNLLAMVALLGVIVFGALLASGAMRRASGIGWLIVAGLTLALTRSATVVLVAVLVAVAVAFALWARRVGPDGRRPVYLTGVLALVASVVALVALWGPLTSLFGKSQDVTGRFDIWNAVIGLAAERPLFGWGWLGYWTPWAEPLNTLYTRNGVTYLQAHNAWLDVWLQLGVLGLIAFASVVVGALWRSWFLAVDRPMDASGRLRPHTAASLVPFALVVALIGQSLAESRLLIEGGLLLLLAVAWSTKRYQWAPEPLPVEPARTRFDRRPATRAASPR
- a CDS encoding polysaccharide biosynthesis protein, which gives rise to MYQPKGQPAVVEGQQEPAAEARQSVLWMLGATIVTGIAGYLVMWLTARTVGAAEYAVFGVFWSALFLVVGILFGLQQEATRVVVARAPNRQGAGPGPEHGPRSGRGGSLWLFAAGAGALVVIVLLATALLWAPPSLGEHSGLAVQVAIGSGLSAIVAVASGMLAGRQRWRVLGLVIAADGLLRLACVGVVLAVLAEPAPLAWAVVAPYVLVVAGLFVIGGRRFLRDGRVGLSYRRLAANSAQTVVAASATAVLINGFPLVLSLVARDLDAALLGALIFAITLTRAPLLVPLMALQSYLVTAFTLRRGDERRLLATWLVVVAAGAAVVAAVVWLAGEWALDVFVGADFALPATLLALLVLAAGCIGALCVSGPALLARGLHTGYAIGWVVASIATVVVLVLPAPIEVLIPIALASGPLLGVAIHLVMLGRVRASDRRSTAATATA